Proteins encoded together in one Vigna angularis cultivar LongXiaoDou No.4 chromosome 5, ASM1680809v1, whole genome shotgun sequence window:
- the LOC108339231 gene encoding uncharacterized protein LOC108339231: MFERQFSAGRAHNLTYLELTNIKQEKGESLRDFMDRFNRTARQVRGVGKKFTISTLATALRPSPFADNLFTEPPLTLDELQERAARFIRIKEMRAVQRRQEEQSSNSGQKKKEGKKSFVPGERPKGQRYRDGPKGARFERYTSLNMPRARVLEEALSTDLIRLRPSRLSPKADGTKHCTYHLNIGHTTENCTVLKDKVEELIRAN; this comes from the coding sequence ATGTTTGAACGACAGTTCTCTGCTGGTAGAGCTCACAATTTGACGTACCTGGAGTTGACGAATATAAAGCAGGAGAAGGGAGAAAGTCTTAGAGACTTCATGGATCGGTTCAATAGGACCGCTAGGCAAGTAAGGGGAGTAGGCAAGAAGTTTACCATTAGCACTCTGGCCACCGCGTTGAGGCCTTCCCCTTTCGCCGATAATCTGTTTACGGAACCCCCATTAACCCTGGATGAGTTACAAGAGAGAGCCGCTCGGTTCATCAGAATAAAGGAGATGAGAGCTGTTCAGAGGCGACAAGAGGAACAGAGCTCGAATTCTGGGCAAAAGAAGAAGGAGGGTAAGAAGTCGTTCGTGCCTGGCGAACGGCCAAAGGGCCAGAGATACAGAGATGGTCCAAAAGGGGCTAGATTCGAAAGGTATACCTCGTTAAATATGCCAAGGGCTAGAGTCTTGGAAGAAGCCCTAAGTACAGACCTTATCCGATTAAGGCCTTCTCGGTTGTCACCCAAAGCCGACGGGACTAAACATTGCACCTATCATCTAAACATAGGGCATACCACCGAAAACTGCACGGTGTTGAAGGATAAGGTGGAGGAGCTCATCCGAGcaaactga